The following proteins come from a genomic window of Alnus glutinosa chromosome 10, dhAlnGlut1.1, whole genome shotgun sequence:
- the LOC133879513 gene encoding rust resistance kinase Lr10-like isoform X1 — MCAETRCGGHGPSIRFPFRLNNQPDDCGYSGFNLSCTDTNLTMLELPISVKLFVKQIDYKSQVIQLYDPQHCFPRRQLQRLNLSNSSPFRFKVNSSDYLSDYALFNCSPRSENKHQYLIYCLSGSTYRVYPATEINASLISCTKMYNLYQIPVALIAVDYDKFVQLSWSTPDCKRCEVKGNKCEKSNSSRSGTQCIPTHTKGALPKLAIAGVILGSFLILLSIFTLHRFYTYDKVEKEHQAKIEKFLEDYRNFRPTRYSYADVKRITNQFTEKLGEGAYGTVFKGKLSNEIYVAVKILKTSMGNGEEFINEVGTMAKIHHVNVVRLVGFCADGFRRAVVYEFLPNDSLDKFISSTIAKNLIHNWDKLQDITFGVAKGIEYLHQGCNQRILHFDIKPHNVLLDQNFNPKISDFGLAKLCSKDQSAVSMTTARGTMGYIAPEVFSRNFGNVSAKADVYSFGILLLEIVGGKKNVDIAIENTNQVYFPEWIYNLLEQKEDIRIFVEDDGDAKIAKKLAIVGLWCIQWHPMDRPSIKNVVQMLEGEGDKLTMPPNPFASAGPIKTRENMATKRLNNELEVIPESE; from the exons ATGTGTGCTGAAACACGTTGTGGAGGCCATGGCCCAAGCATCCGATTTCCCTTCCGACTTAACAACCAGCCAGACGACTGTGGATATTCTGGGTTTAATCTCTCCTGCACTGATACGAATCTAACGATGCTCGAGCTGCCGATTTCAGTGAAGCTCTTTGTCAAACAGATTGACTACAAATCTCAAGTAATTCAATTATATGATCCACAACATTGCTTCCCAAGGCGGCAGCTTCAACGGCTCAATTTGTCTAATTCCTCTCCTTTCCGATTCAAAGTAAATTCCTCTGATTACCTTTCCGACTATGCCTTATTTAATTGTTCCCCAAGATCAGAAAACAAACATCAATATCTCATATATTGTCTTAGTGGTTCTACCTACCGAGTTTACCCTGCGACCGAGATCAATGCATCCCTCATATCTTGTACAAAGATGTATAATCTTTATCAAATTCCAGTTGCTTTAATAGCAGTGGATTATGATAAATTTGTTCAATTGAGTTGGTCCACTCCAGACTGCAAACGCTGTGAAGTGAAAGGCAACAAATGTGAGAAGAGTAATAGCAGTCGATCAGGAACTCAGTGCATCCCTACACATACTAAAG GTGCATTACCAAAATTAGCGATTGCTG GTGTCATCTTAGGTTCATTTCTGATATTGCTCTCTATCTTTACTCTCCACCGTTTCTATACTTAtgataaagttgaaaaagaacaTCAAGCAAAGATAGAAAAGTTTTTGGAGGATTACAGAAATTTCAGACCCACGAGATACTCGTATGCTGATGTTAAAAggattacaaatcaatttactGAGAAGTTAGGTGAAGGAGCATATGGAACAGTGTTCAAAGGAAAGCTTTCCAATGAAATTTATGTTGCGGTGAAGATCCTGAAGACATCAATGGGAAATGGGGAAGAATTCATAAATGAAGTAGGAACAATGGCTAAGATCCATCATGTTAACGTGGTTCGCTTGGTTGGCTTTTGTGCTGATGGATTTAGAAGAGCTGTAGTCTATGAGTTCTTACCGAATGATTCACTAGACAAGTTTATATCTTCAACGATTGCCAAGAACCTTATTCATAATTGGGATAAGCTGCAAGATATTACTTTCGGCGTAGCAAAAGGAATCGAATATCTTCACCAAGGATGCAACCAACGAATCCTCCATTTTGACATCAAACCTCACAATGTTTTGTTAGATCAGAACTTCaatccaaaaatttctgattttggtcTTGCCAAATTATGTTCTAAGGATCAAAGTGCAGTTTCCATGACCACAGCTAGGGGGACTATGGGTTACATTGCACCTGAAGtgttttctagaaattttggaaatGTGTCTGCAAAAGCagatgtttatagctttggaATATTGTTACTTGAAATTGTTGGAGGGAAGAAAAATGTTGATATTGCAATTGAGAACACTAACCAAGTCTACTTTCCAGAATGGATCTACAATCTCTTGGAACAAAAAGAAGACATACGAATCTTTGTTGAAGATGATGGAGATgctaaaattgcaaagaaacttGCAATTGTAGGACTCTGGTGCATCCAATGGCACCCAATGGATCGTCCTTCAATTAAAAATGTGGTTCAAATGttagaaggagaaggagatAAATTAACGATGCCTCCTAATCCCTTTGCCTCTGCAGGCCCCataaaaactagagaaaatatGGCTACAAAACGTCTAAACAATGAGTTGGAAGTAATTCCTGAATCAGAATAA
- the LOC133879513 gene encoding rust resistance kinase Lr10-like isoform X2 — translation MCAETRCGGHGPSIRFPFRLNNQPDDCGYSGFNLSCTDTNLTMLELPISVKLFVKQIDYKSQVIQLYDPQHCFPRRQLQRLNLSNSSPFRFKVNSSDYLSDYALFNCSPRSENKHQYLIYCLSGSTYRVYPATEINASLISCTKMYNLYQIPVALIAVDYDKFVQLSWSTPDCKRCEVKGNKCEKSNSSRSGTQCIPTHTKGVILGSFLILLSIFTLHRFYTYDKVEKEHQAKIEKFLEDYRNFRPTRYSYADVKRITNQFTEKLGEGAYGTVFKGKLSNEIYVAVKILKTSMGNGEEFINEVGTMAKIHHVNVVRLVGFCADGFRRAVVYEFLPNDSLDKFISSTIAKNLIHNWDKLQDITFGVAKGIEYLHQGCNQRILHFDIKPHNVLLDQNFNPKISDFGLAKLCSKDQSAVSMTTARGTMGYIAPEVFSRNFGNVSAKADVYSFGILLLEIVGGKKNVDIAIENTNQVYFPEWIYNLLEQKEDIRIFVEDDGDAKIAKKLAIVGLWCIQWHPMDRPSIKNVVQMLEGEGDKLTMPPNPFASAGPIKTRENMATKRLNNELEVIPESE, via the exons ATGTGTGCTGAAACACGTTGTGGAGGCCATGGCCCAAGCATCCGATTTCCCTTCCGACTTAACAACCAGCCAGACGACTGTGGATATTCTGGGTTTAATCTCTCCTGCACTGATACGAATCTAACGATGCTCGAGCTGCCGATTTCAGTGAAGCTCTTTGTCAAACAGATTGACTACAAATCTCAAGTAATTCAATTATATGATCCACAACATTGCTTCCCAAGGCGGCAGCTTCAACGGCTCAATTTGTCTAATTCCTCTCCTTTCCGATTCAAAGTAAATTCCTCTGATTACCTTTCCGACTATGCCTTATTTAATTGTTCCCCAAGATCAGAAAACAAACATCAATATCTCATATATTGTCTTAGTGGTTCTACCTACCGAGTTTACCCTGCGACCGAGATCAATGCATCCCTCATATCTTGTACAAAGATGTATAATCTTTATCAAATTCCAGTTGCTTTAATAGCAGTGGATTATGATAAATTTGTTCAATTGAGTTGGTCCACTCCAGACTGCAAACGCTGTGAAGTGAAAGGCAACAAATGTGAGAAGAGTAATAGCAGTCGATCAGGAACTCAGTGCATCCCTACACATACTAAAG GTGTCATCTTAGGTTCATTTCTGATATTGCTCTCTATCTTTACTCTCCACCGTTTCTATACTTAtgataaagttgaaaaagaacaTCAAGCAAAGATAGAAAAGTTTTTGGAGGATTACAGAAATTTCAGACCCACGAGATACTCGTATGCTGATGTTAAAAggattacaaatcaatttactGAGAAGTTAGGTGAAGGAGCATATGGAACAGTGTTCAAAGGAAAGCTTTCCAATGAAATTTATGTTGCGGTGAAGATCCTGAAGACATCAATGGGAAATGGGGAAGAATTCATAAATGAAGTAGGAACAATGGCTAAGATCCATCATGTTAACGTGGTTCGCTTGGTTGGCTTTTGTGCTGATGGATTTAGAAGAGCTGTAGTCTATGAGTTCTTACCGAATGATTCACTAGACAAGTTTATATCTTCAACGATTGCCAAGAACCTTATTCATAATTGGGATAAGCTGCAAGATATTACTTTCGGCGTAGCAAAAGGAATCGAATATCTTCACCAAGGATGCAACCAACGAATCCTCCATTTTGACATCAAACCTCACAATGTTTTGTTAGATCAGAACTTCaatccaaaaatttctgattttggtcTTGCCAAATTATGTTCTAAGGATCAAAGTGCAGTTTCCATGACCACAGCTAGGGGGACTATGGGTTACATTGCACCTGAAGtgttttctagaaattttggaaatGTGTCTGCAAAAGCagatgtttatagctttggaATATTGTTACTTGAAATTGTTGGAGGGAAGAAAAATGTTGATATTGCAATTGAGAACACTAACCAAGTCTACTTTCCAGAATGGATCTACAATCTCTTGGAACAAAAAGAAGACATACGAATCTTTGTTGAAGATGATGGAGATgctaaaattgcaaagaaacttGCAATTGTAGGACTCTGGTGCATCCAATGGCACCCAATGGATCGTCCTTCAATTAAAAATGTGGTTCAAATGttagaaggagaaggagatAAATTAACGATGCCTCCTAATCCCTTTGCCTCTGCAGGCCCCataaaaactagagaaaatatGGCTACAAAACGTCTAAACAATGAGTTGGAAGTAATTCCTGAATCAGAATAA